The Streptomyces sp. WZ-12 genome segment ACGCCCTGTCCATCGCCCACCGCTACGCCGATGAGCACTACCCGCGCGAGCTCAAAGATGCCGAGCCGCAGGTCTACCCCGTCGGCGATCGAGCGGAACTCGGATGGATCGTCAGCTGGCGCCGCCGCGGCAGCAACGGCGTGCTGATGCCGATGCGCCTGGACGTCCAGGTCAACACCGCCGGGCGGGTCTCCCAACTCCTCGTCCGCAGCGCGGACGATCCCCAAAACCTTCCCCCGGTGAAGGTCGACAAGGAATCAGCCCAGCGCGCCGCCCTCGACTCGATGGAACTCCCCAAGGGAGCCCACAACGTGCGCGCCACGGAGAGCGAACTGCTCGCCGTCCAACGCGACGGCCAGTGGCGGGCGCAGTGGATGACCGCCTTCGAGGCCGACGACAAGAGCGTCATTCTGGATCCGGTCTACGTCGATGCCAACTCCGGAAAGGTCGATCCCCGGGCGAGCAGAAAGCAGAAGATCGACACCCCGGACTCAGAAGAGGACGGCGCAGTGGAAACGACCGTCAACTAAGCCAACCCCTGCAGGTCTTCGTGACAGGAAAGAAGCGAAGACTCACTGATACCCAACGAATCCCCGCGTCCTTGAAAAGGAACGCCAAGTCAACAGGAGACTCAAGATGCGTAATTCGGCAACCAAGGCCGCTCGCTCCGTGGCTGTTGTCGCCCTTGCCGTGACCGCGATGGGTACCACCACGGCCGCTCACGCGGCCACCGCACCGTCGGCTGGCTCGCCGACCCTGTACGCCGCGGGCTGCCCCGGCGACGGACGGCCCGGAGGCGGAAACGCATGCACCTCCCTGAGCAGCGGTGCCGTCTTCCACAGCAAGATACTCGGCGCCAACGTGAGAATCGAAACGAGCTACAAGAAGGTCAGCGGCGGCAAGATCACGGGTCAGCTGGGGTACAGCAACCGAGGCACCAACCACTGGGGCAGCACCTTCACACAGTCCGCGGGAACCACCAAGACCAGCTCCTGGACGTCCTACGACTCAAGCTTCCGCTGCGCACCCACCGTTGGGCTGCTGAAGGTAAACGGCCAGGGTACGTTCCAGACCCCGGTCGCCAGCTGCTAACACGGACTATCCAGACCGCCGGGCATGAGGAAGAGCTCACCAAGCGCCGCACATCCTTGGCGATAGCCCCCAAAGCATCCACACGCGGAGGCTAAGCAGATTCCACACACTGCAGGGTGAACTCACGCTCGGCGAGTATGAATTACCAGCAAATGGGCCTGTCAACTATGTAAATTGACAGGCCCATTCGCAGCTATGAATCCAAAGAAATGCCACTCTTACCCCACCGAATATGCGCCGCCACCGGCGGTGTGTGGCGCTCGCGAAGGTGCGCGGTGGTATCAGCCGCGGTCGCGTAACAGGGCGAGGGCGCCGCTGCGGCGGCCGTGCACCGTCACGAGGGTCTGTGCCTTGCCGAGCAGGACGGCCAGCACCACGACACCGAGCGACGGCACACTGTCGATGGGGAGAGCGGAGGCCATCACCACGCGCGCGACGGCGTCGATGAGGAAGGCAATCCCCCAGGCCGCACTGGCCACTTGCATCCATCGGCGGAAGGCGGGGGTGCTGTGCCACAGGCGGTTTAGATGTTGTTTCACTTGGTGAGTTGGCGGTAGCCGATGAGGACTGCGGCTATGCCCACGAAGGCGAGGAAGTGTTCGGCCTTGCGTTCGTAGCGGCGGTGGAGTCGACGGCAGCCGGCCAGCCAGGACACGGTTCGCTCGACCACCCAACGATGTCGGCCCAGTCGTGTGGAGGACTCTATGCCCCTGCGGGCGATGCGATGGCGGATGCCACGCTTGCGGAGCCATCTGCGCAGGTGGTCGTAGTCGTAGCCCTTGTCGGCATGCAGCTTCGCCGGCCGGCGCCTGCGCGGTCCGCGGCGGGAACGGATTGGCGGGATGCCGCGGACCAGTGGCTCCAGCCCTTGGCTGTCGTGCATGTTGGCCCCGGAGATACCCAGCGACAGTGGCAGCCCGTTGCGATCGGTGATGAGGTGGATTTTCGATCCGCTCTTGCCGCGATCGGTCGGATTCGGTCCTGTCAGTGGCCCCCTTTTGCCGCCCGGACACTGACCGAGTCGATCGCACAGCGCGACCAGTCCACCTCGCCGCGGGCTCCGAGCTCGTCGAGGATGACCCGGTGGAGCCGGGCCCAGACCCGGTCCCTGCTCCACCGGGCGAAGCGCCGATAGACGGTCTGCCAGCACGGCCCGAACACCGGCGGCAACTGCCGCCACGTGCAGCCCGAGGTCGCCACGAAGACGATCGCGGCCAGAGTCTCGCGGTCACCCGCCCGGCGCCGGCCCCCGCCCTGCGGACGCTTCACTTCCATCGGCGGCACCACGCGCCGGAACAGCACCCATAACTCCTCCGGCACCAACCGCTCAACCAGATCCGTCATGGCCTGACCAACGACCAATAAGCCCAAAAGAAACGACGTCTTAGAGTGCGGTGGGATGGGGCCGGTCCCGAGGCCGCCAGCACCGGAAAACGGCAGCCTCCCTGGTCTGCTCGGAGGTGGTTTCGGCCCAACCGGCGTCCAGGCATCGTCGAGGGCCACGAGTGCAGCCTGACAGCCCGGCCCCATCGCACCCGGCGTTCTGTTCCCAGCAGAGCTACGCTCCCGCCTACGCGATCACCGAATGTGCGCCGCAGAGGGCATAGGAGCGATCTTCTTTCCCAGGCCCACGGGTGGAACTGGTGAAGCGGAACGTCACCTACGGGTGACGGAAACTCGTGGAGGCGGCTGGCCGAGGGGAGAGCTGCCCTCGTGAAATCTCTCCCGTACCAGTGGTGCATCGCCTCTGCTTCTCGTGCTGTTGCTACTGCGATTGCGCTAGTTGCCGCCCTGGCGGGCTGCTCAGGGCATGACGATTCCTCTGATGCGAAGTCGTCCCCTTCAGCCGCCTCGTCGCAGGCCGGGGACGCCAAGGCCGGTTCCCTCACAGCCGTGTTGGCCGGACTTCCGTGAAAGCCGCGGCGTCGAAGGCCGGCTACGACCATGTCAAGAACTTCGGAGCCGCCTGGACGGACAACACAGAAGCCTCAGGGGGACACAACCACTGCGACACCCGCGACGACATCCTCAAACGCGACCTGGCGGCCGTGAAGTTCACGAGCGGTTCGAAGTGCACGGTCGCCTCCGGCACCCTCGCCGACCCCTACACCGGCAAGACCATCGCCTTCCACCGCGGTCCGAAATCCTCCGCCGTGCAGATCAACCACCTCGTCGCCCTGTCCGACGCCTGGCAAACCGGCGCCCAACACCTCCCCCAAGCCCAACGCGAAGCCCTCGCCAACGACCCCCTCAACCTCGTCGCCGCCGACGGCCCAGCGAAC includes the following:
- a CDS encoding IS5 family transposase (programmed frameshift) encodes the protein MTDLVERLVPEELWVLFRRVVPPMEVKRPQGGGRRRAGDRETLAAIVFVATSGCTWRQLPPVFGPCWQTVYRRFARWSRDRVWARLHRVILDELGARGEVDWSRCAIDSVSVRAGKRGPLTGPNPTDRGKSGSKIHLITDRNGLPLSLGISGANMHDSQGLEPLVRGIPPIRSRRGPRRRRPAKLHADKGYDYDHLRRWLRKRGIRHRIARRGIESSTRLGRHRWVVERTVSWLAGCRRLHRRYERKAEHFLAFVGIAAVLIGYRQLTK
- a CDS encoding HNH endonuclease family protein — encoded protein: MKAAASKAGYDHVKNFGAAWTDNTEASGGHNHCDTRDDILKRDLAAVKFTSGSKCTVASGTLADPYTGKTIAFHRGPKSSAVQINHLVALSDAWQTGAQHLPQAQREALANDPLNLVAADGPANMGKGDKDAASWLPANKAFNCTYVARQIAVKQKYHLWVTAAESSAMKTLAACPAQQLPTESSPGVALKP